Part of the Desulfurobacterium pacificum genome, AATGGTTGAAGATAAAGATTTCTTTTTGGAAGATGAAGAAAATTTAGGATTTGACGATGTTGAGTCCCTGGAGGGTGAGCTCTCCGGGGAACTTAACCTTTTTGACCAGCAGATAGACCCTTCACTGATTGAGAGTTTCGTTCCAGATAAGGATTCACTTGATGCGTTTTTAAAGTCTATTTCAAAGATTCCGCTTCTTACGAGAGAAGAGGAGATAGAGTTAGCGAAGAGGGCGAAAAAAGGCGACAAGGAAGCTTTGAAGAAGCTTGTAGAGTCTAACTTGCGTTTCGTTGTAAGCGTTGCCAAGAAATACTTAGGTTGCGGACTGCCGTTGCACGACCTCATTGCTGAAGGGATTTTGGGTCTTATTGAAGCAGCGAGGAGGTTTGACCCAGATAAAGGGGTTAAGTTTATCTCTTACGCTGTTTGGTGGATAAGGCAGTCTATAATGCAGGCACTTGCGCAACAAACCGGTGCTGTGAAGATTCCTGTTAAGCAGGCTGTTCTTGTGAATAAAATTACCCGCTCTTACGGTGAGCTTTTGAAGAAGCTGGGGAGAGAACCAACAACTGAAGAGCTGGCAGAATATGTGGGAATGGAGCCAAAGGATATAGAAAGGCTTTTAACTGTTTGTCAGGTTCCTCTTTCCCTTGATACGCCGATAGGGGATGAAGAAGACACTACTTTTAAAGATTTTCTCAAGGGTGAAGGGACAGCAGAGGTAGAAGAAAAAGTTGTGAAAGAGGAGTTAAAGCAGAGTATTCAAGAGATGCTTGAACAGTTAACGCCTCAAGAAAAGAGAATTATTATTATGAGGTTTGGTTTAGACGGTAACGACCCAAAAACTCTCAGGGAAATCGGAGAAAAGCTTGGGATAAGTAGGGAAAGGGTTAGACAGCTTGAAGCGAGAGCGAAGAAAAAAATGAAAGAGTATGCTTTAAGGAAAAAACTTAACGTATTCCTCAACTGATATGGAGGGAGAAATGGCTGTTACGTTGACATCTTATCTGTTTGATAAGAAAAAAGAGATTGGACACCTTGATGATGACTTGATTATTCTGATAAACGAGATTGCATCTGCAACCAAAGAGATTTCTGCAAAGGTAAGGAAAGCTGCTCTTTTAAACGTTTTAGGAAGTGCGGGAAAGACGAACGTTCAAGGAGAAGAGGTTCAAAAACTTGATGAGCTTGCTAACGAGATAATTCTTGATACGCTTAAAAAGTGCGGGAAGGTTTCTCAGATAGCTTCTGAGGAAATGGAAGATAAAGTTGTTTTGTCCAATAGCGGTTATGCTGTTGCTTATGACCCTCTTGATGGTTCTTCAAACATTGACGTTAACGTTAGTATTGGAACGATTTTCTCTATCCATAAGGACAACGTTTTAAAACCCGGTAGAGAGCAGCTTGCAGCAGGTTACGTTATATACGGTTCGGGAACGATAATGGTTTTGACGTTGGGTAGAGGGGTTGTTGGTTTTACTTTAGACCCTGAAAGTGGAAATTATCTGCTTTCCCATCCAGAGATAAGATTGAAGGAGAAAGGGAAAATTTACTCAATCAATGAGGCTAACAGGGATAAGTGGGTACAGGAAGGGTTGAGAAAGTACGTGGATTTTCTCAAAGGAGAGAAGTATACGCTAAGGTACGTTGGTTCTATGGTTGCTGATGTTCATAGGACGCTACTAAAGGGAGGCGTATTTATCTATCCGGCAGATAAGAAGAATACGAGTGGAAAGTTGAGATTTCTTTATGAAGCAAGTCCTATGGCGTTCTTGATTGAGCAGGCTGGTGGTTTGTCAACTACAGGTGAGAAAAGCATACTTGACGTTGTTCCTGAAAAACTTCATCAGAGAGTTCCTGTAATAATTGGTAGTAAGTGGGAAGTAGAGAAGTGCTTAGAGTTTTTAGCGGAGTAACTACTGCTCTCCGCTTCTCAGAATTTTTACCGGTTCTGTTTTGGCGGCTTTGAGGGAGGGGTATATAGTAGCAATTACGCTTATGATAATTGCTGCAACAGCTGCTGTTATACAATCAGAAGCGTGTAAGTTAAAGGGTAGATGATCTATATAGTAAACGTCAGGTGGTAGTGGAATAAGTTTGTATTTTTCGCCTAAAATGGAAATGCCTATTCCTATAACTTCCCCGATTATCGTTCCTATTAAGCCTATTAAGAAGCCCTGAAAAATGAAGATTTTTAAAATTAAGGAGTTGTCGGCACCAACAGTTTTAAGGATTGCTATGTCTTTGGCTTTAGCGTTTATGTTCATCATCAATAGACTTGAAATGTTGAATGAGGCAACGATTACGATAAGCGTTAGAATTAAAAACATTGCTAATTTTTCCAATTTCAGCGCTGAAAAGAGGTTTTTGTTGAGGCTTATCCAGTCTTCTGCGTAGTAGCCTTGTCCTAACACTTTTTGTATCTCTTTTTCTACTATCTTTACGTTGTCTGGGTTGTCAACTTTTACCATTATTCCGGTTACCACGTTGCCAAATCCGAACTTTTTTCGCACCGTATCTATGTGGGCTAAAATGAGGGAAGAGTCAAATTGATACATTCCTACTTCAAATATTCCGTCAACTCTGAACGTGGCGGTTCTCGGTATTATTCCAAAAGGTGTTTTTCTTCCAAGTGGAGATATTACTTTGATTTTATCGCCAAGCGTTACTCCTAAGGTGTCGGCTAAAATTTTTCCTATTACAGCTCCGTCTTTGTCTCTTTTGAAAATTTCCCAGTCACCTAAAATAATTTTTTCTGGCAGGTCTGTAACTCTCTTTTCTTTGTCGGGGTAACAACCTCTGATTGAAGCGCTTGCAGCAGAAGAAGCGTCTGAAGATACTGCCATTACGGGAACGTAGAGAAAAGGTTCTGTGCCTGTTACGTGGGGGAGTTTTGCGATTCTTCTCTCAACGTAGTCGTAGTTGTCAAAGGGTTTACCGCCTTTCATCACTATAATGTCGGCGTTGCTTGATAAAAGCCTTTGCTTTATTGCGTCCTGAAAGCCTGTCATTACTGCGTTGACTATTATGAGAGCTGCAACTCCGACGATTACACCTAATATGGATATGATAAAGGCGAAAGATAGGTATCCTTTTTTGAACTTAAAGTTTCTTAAGGCAAGCCACTTAATCAGCGGATTCACTTTTTATTGCTCCTTGTAAAGGGGAGAGCGTGAGGCTCTCCCTACTTGCTTTCCTGCTTTTCTGGTCTTAACTGAGGGAATAAAAGTACCTCTCTAATTGAGTCCTTGTTGGTGAAAAGCATTACGAGTCTATCTATTCCGATACCTTCGCCGGCTGTCGGCGGCATTCCGTATTCAAGTGCTGTAACGAAGTCTTCGTCGTATTCCATCGCTTCGTCGTCGCCTTTCTTCCTCTCTTCAAGCTGCTGTAAGAAGCGCTTTTTCTGTTCTTCCGGGTTATTTAGCTCTGTGTAAGCGTTTGCAACTTCTCTGCCAAAAATTATAAGCTCAAATCTTTCTACCAATTCTGGGTTGTCTCTCTTTTCTTTTGCGAGGGGTGATATCGCTTTCGGAAAGTCTATTACGAACGTTGGCTGAATGAGTTCTGGTTCTATGAGTTCTTCAAACAGTTCCTGAACTCTCTTAAAGTGGGATAGTTCTTCTGCCTTTTCTATGCCGACTTCTTTTGCTTTTTTAAGAACGGCTTCTTCATCGTGTAGTAACTGGTCTGGTGTAAGTCCTGTTTTCTTTGAGAGTTCTTCAAGGTAAGAGATTCTTCTGAAAGGTCTTTTGAAGGAAAGTTTTGTTCCCTGATATTCTATTTCTCTTACGCCTTTACCGAAAATTTCGTCTAACAGGTATTCAAAGAGTTTTTCGGTCATGTCCATAAGGTCGTAGTAGTCGGCGTAAGCCATATACCATTCAATCATCGTAAATTCGGGATTGTGGCGCGTGCTTATACCTTCGTTTCTGAAGTTTTTACCTAACTCGTAAACCCTTTCAAATCCGCCGACGATGAGCCTTTTTAAGTAAAGCTCTGGTGCGATTCTCAGGTAAACGTCTATGTCAAGGGCGTTGTAGTGGGTTATGAAGGGTTTTGCAGCAGCGCCGGAGGCTACCGGCTGCAGGATAGGAGTTTCAACTTCCATGAAACCTCTGCTATCAAGGAATTCTCTGATTTTCTTAATGATTTTTGTTCTCGTTCTGAAAACGTCTCTGACTTCCGGATTGACTATCAGGTCAAGGTATCTCTGTCTGTAACGCTTTTCAACGTCTTTTAAACCATGCCACTTTTCCGGTAGCGGGCGGAGGGATTTTGTGAGCAGTTCCATTTCTGTAACTTCTAACGTTAGTTCGCCTGTTCTTGTTCTGAAAAGTTTTCCTTTGACGCCGACGATGTCTCCTATGTCAATTAGTTTTTTGAATACCTTGTTGTAAAACTCTTCTCCAACTACGTCCCTTCTTATGTAGCACTGTATCTTTTCGGTTTCGTCTTGAATGTGGAAGAAGGCAGCTTTACCCATTATTCTCATCGCCATTATTCTGCCGGCTAAAGAGAACGTTTCTTCTGGAAGTTGTTCTTTTTCTCTTTCTTCGCCTTCTTTGTGTCTTCCGAATTTGTCTAAGAGTTCCTTTGCGGAAACTGTTTTTTCAAACTTGTAAGCGTATGGTTGTATGCCTTTTTCTTTAAGTTTTTCTATCTTTTCTTTTCTCTGTTCAATGATTTTTTGCTCAAGGCTTTTTTCTTCTGCTGCCATTTTGCCTCTCCTTGTAATTTTGTCTTGTAGAGTTTACGAAAAATTAGTCGTTTGTGGGGGAGATGGGGGGGATTTTGTAGAATAGAGGAACAAAAATTAATCAGTTGTTCAGAATATTTTTATCTGGAGAGTGGATAGATTGATAGGTGTTTTAGAAGCGATAGGTTCATGGGTTATAGGCTTTTTGGAGTTTTGGGGTAGGTGGTTTCTCCTTTCGGTAAAGGCAGTACTTTTAGCCTTTAAAAAGCCAATTAGATTCAAGCGATATATCTATTACCTTGCATCTATAGGTGCAGACTCTTTACCTGTAATTGCCATTACTTCTTTCTTTACAGGTGGAGTTATAGCTCTTGAAACTTATACGGCGTTTCACCGCTTTAATGCTGAGTATATGATAGGTGCTGTTGTAGCTATTTCTATGGCGCGTGAACTTGCACCGGTGTTGTCTGCCCTTTTGGTTACGGCTCGTTCTGGTTCTGCTATGGCTGCTGAAATAGGAACGATGAAGGTTACAGAGCAGATAGATGCTCTTGAAATGATGGCAGTAAATCCGATTAAGTATTTGATAACCCCCCGCCTTTATACTTCTGTTATTGCTGTAACTGTTCTTACACTTATCTCTGATATTGTTGGTTATATAGGCGGTTATGTTGTTAGCGTTTATCTGTTTCACGTGAATAAAACTCTTTATCTGAGATATACGCAAAACCTTGCAGAAATGAACGATGTTTACCACGGTCTTATTAAAGCTGCAGTTTTCGGATTTTTGATTGCTACGATAAGTTGCCTTTATGGATACTACACGAAAGGTGGCGCTAAAGGTGTTGGTGAATCTACAACGAAGGCAGTTGTAACTTCGTCTATAGCTATTTTGATTTTTGACTACTTGATTACATACATATTGAGGTTGTTTAACCTATGAAAGAGGCGATTGTTGTTAAGCATCTGAAAAAATCCTTTGGAAGTAAGGTTGTTCACAGAGATGTAACTTTTACTGTTTACGATAGAGAGATATTCGTTATCATGGGTCCTTCGGGGACAGGCAAGAGCGTTCTTTTAAAGCAAATAGCTGGTTTAATAAAACCTGATGATGGTTATATAGAAGTTTACGGAATGGATATTTTGTCGTTGGATGAAGAGAAAGTTATTGAGTTCAGAGAAACGCTTACCTATGTGTTTCAAAGTGGAGCTTTATTTGATTCTTACCCTGTCTGGTACAACGTTGCTTTTTACTTGATAGAGAAGAAAGGAATAAGTGAAAGAGAAGCAAAGAAAGAGGCTTCCTATTATTTGTCTCTATTAGGACTTTCAGGAACAGAAGACCTTTATCCTTCAGAGCTTTCTGGCGGTATGAGGAAACGGGTGGCAGTTGCCAGAGCGTTGTGTATGAATCCAAAGTGTATCCTTTTTGATGAGCCGACTTCTGGTCTTGACCCTGTTATGACGGCGATTTTTGATAATTTAATATTGAAGCTCCGAAAAGAACTTGGAAAGACTTGCGTTGTAGTTAGTCATGACGTTAACAGCGCTTTTAGGATAGCTGATAGGATAGCTATCCTTTGGAACGGAACGATAGTGGAAGTTGGTACGCCGGAGGAGATAAGAAATTCTTCCAACCCTGTGGTTAAGCAGTTTATCAATGGGGAACCGGAAGGTCCTATAACGGAAATGATGGAGAGGGAAAATGAGCAGATTAACGCTTGAAGCTAAAGTCGGGCTGTTTGTCGTCCTGGCTTTTGCAGGACTCGGAGTTGTAGCTACTACTCTTGAACCTTTAAAGTTCAAAAAAGAGTTTAAAAACTTAAAGTATTCCATAGTGTTTTCTAATGTAGCTGGTCTTGAAAAGGATGCACCTGTTAGAGTTGCCGGCGTTACTGTAGGTAAGGTCGTTTCTGTAGATGTAAAAGGGGATAAAGCTGTTGTAGAGATAGTTTTTTTAAAACCCATTAAAATATATAGAAATGCGAAGGCTTCCATTGAAACTATGGGATTGATGGGAGAAAAGTACGTAGAACTTGACCCCGGTCACCCTCCGGCACCACTACTTCCCCCCAATTCCGTTATAGAAAATACTAAAGTTCCGGCTTCTATGGATGAAGTTATGACCAGCGTGAATGAACTGTTAGAGAAGTTTAATCAGTCTTTAACGACACCGGATGGAAAGAATAGGCTTGCCATTATAATGGATAATGTAGCTAAGCTGACAAAAGATATTGACACTACTATATCGCAGATAAATAGCGTTTTGGCTAACAATAAAGAAACTGTTTCTAAGATACTTAAGAATACTTTAGCTCTAACTTCTGTTTTAAAGGAAGAACTCCCGCAAGTTATGGATAACGTTAATACTTTAACTACTCAGCTTTCGCAAATGGCAGTGGAAAACAGAGATGATATAAGACAAACTGTGATTTCTCTGAAGAAGGCTGTTCAGAGAGCGCCTGAAATAGCGGACAGGTTAGATAACCTAACGGCTAAATTGCAAGAGCTCTTAAATGAAAATAATACGAAAAATATAGAAGAGACCTTGAAGAACGTTAAAGTTACGACGGAAGAGCTTAAGGAGTTACTTGCAAAAGTTAACGAAGGTAAAGGAACTGTTGGAAAGCTATTTAACGATGATAAGCTTTATGAGAGTCTTACAAAAACGGCAAAGACGTTGGGTAACCTTGCAGATAGGTTTGAAAAGACAAAGACGTTTATAGGGTTTAGAGGGGATGTTAATACAAGGACAGGCGATACTAGAGGGATTATGAGCTTGAAAATAGTGCCTTCAAAAGACCATTTCTACCTGTTGGAAGTTGTGGGTGATTCTCAGGGTAAGGTTGACAGAAAGGATTATTACATTACTTACGGCTCAACAGTGGAGAAGAGAGAAGAGATAGAAACGAACTATAGGACAGAGTTTACGCTTCAGTACGCAAAGGTATTTGATGATGACTTATTCCATAAAGGAGGTAAGTTTGTTCTTAGAGGCGGTTTGAAAGAGAGTACTGGTGGTATAGGTTTGGATTACATATTTAATGATAAGTGGATGTTGAGCTCAGACTTGTGGGATGGTGGTAGAAAGGATGCAGATGGAGATGATATTCCACCTCATTTAAGAATAGGTTTAAGGTATAACTTAAATAAGAATTGGTTTATCTACGGTGGTGGTGATGAGTTACTTTACCACAAGTGGAGAGGAGTATATTTGGGAGCAGGTGTTATGTTTGGAGATAACGATATCAAGTATCTTTTGGGTTCGCTCCCTGGAGGTATAAAGTGATAGCGGTTGTAGATTATGGAATGGGTAATTTGAGGAGCGTTAGTAAAGCCTTAGAGCACGTAGGAGCTGACGTTGTTGTTACTTCTAAACCCGAAAAAGTGAGAGATGCTGAAGCCATTGTACTGCCGGGTGTTGGAGCTTTCAAAGATGCTGTGAGGAACTTAAAAGAGAGAGGGTTATGGGAAGTTTTGATAGATGAGGTTGAGAGGGGGAAACCGTTTTTGGGTATATGTCTTGGATTACAGCTTGTGTTTGAAAAGAGTTATGAGTTCGGTGAAGAGGAAGGTTTGGGGTTTATAAAAGGTGAGGTGGTTAGGTTTGATTTGCCGAAAGAGTACAAAATACCCCATATGGGTTGGAATCAGATAGTTAAGAAGAAAGAATCGGTTTTACTTAAAGGTATTAAAGAAGGAGAGTTTTTCTACTTCGTTCATTCTTATTACGTTTGTCCTAAAGAGGAGAGCGTTAAATTGACAGAAACAGAGTACGGGCTTGTTTTCACATCTGCAATAGAGAAAGACAACGTCTTTGCTACACAGTTTCATCCAGAAAAGAGTCAGAAAGCTGGATTGAAACTGCTTGAAAACTTTCTCTATTTTGTGAGGAATGTGTAATTCTGATTGGAGGAGTCATGAAAAGGAGAGGATTTACGTTAATAGAGCTTATGATTGTTATAGTTATTTTGGGACTTTTGGCAGCTTTAGTCGCTCCGAAATTCTTAAAAAGAGGAGAAGAAGCGAAAGTTACAGTTACTCAAACTCAGATGAAAAGTATTGAACAGGCACTTAAGCTCTATAAGGCAGATAACTCTTTCTATCCTACTACATCTCAAGGGTTAAAGGCGCTTGTTGAGAAACCGGAAACGGAGCCTGTGCCTAAAAACTGGAAAGGTCCTTACATGGATGCTGTTCCTAAAGATGCTTGGGGCAACAATTTTATTTATGTTTCCGATGGTAAGACGTTTACACTTATTTCACCCGGTCCTGATGGAGAAGAGGGAACATCTGACGATATAAAGTGCGTTAATACGTGTATCTTTAATAATACTGGGAAGTAGAATGGTTATTTATGGCGTTAATCCTATTGCTGAAGCGGTTAGGTCTGGATACCCGATATTGAAGGTTTACGTGGAGCAATCTTTCAGGGATAGAGAAAAAATCCTCCCCCTCCTCTCCTCCTCCTACCCTTCCGCCAAAATCGTAAAAGTCCCGCGAAAAAAACTTGATGAAATAGCAAAAACAAAAAAGCATCAGGGCATAGTTGCAATCGTTTCCCCGGTAGAGCCGACAGATTTTGACGAACTCGTCCAGAGAACGATAGACACAAACGGCTATCTTCTCTTTTTAGACAGGATAGAAGACCCTCACAATTTAGGAGCTATTTTCCGCTCAGCCGACGCCTTCGGCGCAACCGGCATAGTAATACCCAAAGACAGGAGCGCAACCATAACCGATACGGTTGTTAAAGCTTCCACGGGAGCAGTTTTCTACGTTCCTTACGCAGTTGTGAACAGCTTTTCTCAAGCAGTGAAAGAATTTAAAAAGGCGGGAGGTTGGCTTATAGGACTTGAGACGGGAGGTAAGCCCATCTCTAAGTATTCTTTTCCCTTTCCCTTAGGGCTTGTTGTCGGTTCTGAGGGGCGCGGTATATCAAACCCTGTGAAAAAACAACTTGATGACGTTGTTACCATAGAGATGAAAGGTCACGTTAACTCTTTGAACGTTTCTAACGCCGTTGCTATAGGACTATATTTAATATCCCTACAAAACGAAACTTGAGGAGGAGAAATGGAATCTCTTAAAGGTAAATTGGTGTTCGTTCAAACAGCAGGAGGAGAAAGCGTTATACCATCTTCGGGTATAATCGGCGTTGTGGAAGAGATAACTCCCGACTTTATCAGGCTCAAAGATGCGGGCGTTTTCGCTTTAGTTCCTACAACAAAAGGGGCGCAGGCTACAATTATGCCTATGGACCCAACTGCAAACGAACCTGTAGAAGCTTACATTCTCAAAAGTCAGATTACTGCAATTGTTCCTGTTACTGATAAGTCAAGACTTAAAGAGTTTCACCAGCAGTTTAAGGCAGCAGCTGCAGGTATAGAACTTCCTTCACCTGGTTCTATTGACCTATCAAAGATTAAAGAGTTCCCCAAAGGGGGCGGAGATAAAGGAGGACTATCCATAACTTGAGAGCGGAAGATATCCTCTTTTCTATACCCTTCCCCGTTGTTATTACCGACGGGGAGGGGAAAATCCTCCACGCCAACCAAAAGTTTGAAACGTTCGTTAACCGTTCCATAAAGTACCTTCAGGGTAAACCGCTATATTCCTTTTTCAAACATCAGGAAGACATAAAAAAGAAGATAGAGGAGTCTTACTCAAACTTAGTTGAAATCTTAGGATTTAAAACTGACGATTACTATCTGAACTTTGCACCTTTTTACGTTTCTTCCGTAGTAAAGGGAGTAATCGTTGTCGTTCAGCCCGTTGCGGAAAATCCGTTTGACGAGGATATTCTCCTTTTTCTGAAAGGGCTTTCTCACGAGATAAGGAATCCCCTCAGCGGCATTAAAGGAGCAGCTCGCCTCTTTCAAAAACTAAAGTGTTACGATGAAGAACTACTCAACGTTCTTATAGAAGAAACAGAGCGTATAGAAAGGCTCCTTAACAACGTAGTTAAAAGCTTTGACTTTTCTTCCTTAAACTACGAACCTACCAACGTTCACAAAATAATTCAGAACGTTGTGAACCTTTTCAGGGAGCGTATAGAAACGGAAGATATAGAAGTAGTTTACCTTTTTGACCCTTCCCTGCCTGAAATTTCTGTTGACCCCGACAGGATAACTCAGGTTCTTATAAACTTTTTTAAGAACGCCCTTGAAGCTGTAGAAACTTCGGAGATTAAAAAGATTACCGTTGAAACCGGCTACGCCATTCACCCTTCCGGCTTTATTTTTATAAGATTAAAGGACACAGGCTGCGGTATGGATGAGCAGGAGTTAAAGCAGTTTTTCGTTCCGTTCTTTACGACCAAAGAGAAGGGAAGCGGTTTGGGAACGTTTATCGCTTCGGAGATAGTGAAAAAACACGGCGGCGAAGTGAAAGTGAAAAGTGAGAAAGGTAAAGGGACGGAAGTAACAATCTACCTGCCGATGAAGGGGTATTGATGGCAAAGATTTTGGTTGCAGACGATGAGAAGAGTATAAGGATTGTTCTGAGAAAATTCCTTACCTCTCAGGGACACGAAGTAGTTGAGGCTTCTAACGGTGAAGAAGCTCTTTCCATTTTAAAGTCCGGAAACGTTGACCTTGCGTTTGTTGACGTTAAGATGCCCGGAAAGAGCGGTATAGAGATTTTGGATGAGGTGAAAGACGTTCCAATCGTTATCGTTACGGCTTACGGAACGATGGACTTTACCATTTCCGCTATGGAAAAGGGAGCTGTTGATTACATAACGAAACCTTTTTCCTTTGAGGATATAGAGACGGTTCTCAAAAAGGTTCTCTCTGTGCCTTCTCAAGAGGTAGAGGAGGAAAAACCCATAGAGGATGAGATAGTTGGAACAAGCAGAAAGATGCAGGAAGTTTTCAAACTTATAGGTAGGGTAGCCAAAAGCGATATAACCGTTTTAATAACCGGAGAGAGCGGAACGGGAAAAGAGCTTGTTGCTAAAGCGATTCACAGGTACTCCCACAGAAAGGATAAGCCATTTATTGCCGTTAACTGCGCAGCTTTGCCTCCAAACTTACTGGAAGCAGAACTGTTCGGTTATGAAAAAGGAGCTTTTACGGGAGCTACTTCCACAAAGAAAGGACT contains:
- a CDS encoding two-component system sensor histidine kinase NtrB, with protein sequence MRAEDILFSIPFPVVITDGEGKILHANQKFETFVNRSIKYLQGKPLYSFFKHQEDIKKKIEESYSNLVEILGFKTDDYYLNFAPFYVSSVVKGVIVVVQPVAENPFDEDILLFLKGLSHEIRNPLSGIKGAARLFQKLKCYDEELLNVLIEETERIERLLNNVVKSFDFSSLNYEPTNVHKIIQNVVNLFRERIETEDIEVVYLFDPSLPEISVDPDRITQVLINFFKNALEAVETSEIKKITVETGYAIHPSGFIFIRLKDTGCGMDEQELKQFFVPFFTTKEKGSGLGTFIASEIVKKHGGEVKVKSEKGKGTEVTIYLPMKGY